In a single window of the Flavobacterium sp. W4I14 genome:
- a CDS encoding uncharacterized membrane protein YhaH (DUF805 family) (product_source=COG3152; cog=COG3152; superfamily=103473; transmembrane_helix_parts=Outside_1_9,TMhelix_10_32,Inside_33_43,TMhelix_44_66,Outside_67_85,TMhelix_86_103,Inside_104_115,TMhelix_116_138,Outside_139_147), translating into MYNILKSAHSGWRYIVLILLVIAVINALAGWFGNKTYTEGNRKLNVFTLISAHIQFLMGLVLFFLSPLTKLPMSDAIGRYFKAEHTSMMLIAIILITIGNAKSKKVTEAVAKHRTIAVFFGLALILIIVAILLMVKAVPGRSFFGVS; encoded by the coding sequence ATGTACAACATCTTAAAATCTGCGCACTCCGGATGGCGCTACATCGTATTAATTCTATTGGTTATTGCTGTAATCAATGCTTTGGCTGGTTGGTTTGGTAATAAAACTTACACAGAAGGCAACCGCAAGCTGAATGTATTTACGCTGATCAGTGCACACATTCAATTCCTGATGGGTTTGGTGCTTTTTTTCTTAAGTCCATTAACAAAATTGCCGATGAGCGATGCCATAGGCCGTTACTTTAAGGCTGAACATACTTCAATGATGCTTATTGCCATTATTCTGATTACCATTGGTAATGCAAAATCGAAAAAGGTAACAGAAGCTGTAGCAAAACACCGCACCATTGCTGTATTCTTTGGATTGGCATTGATCCTGATTATTGTTGCCATTCTGCTTATGGTTAAAGCTGTGCCAGGAAGATCGTTTTTTGGGGTTTCATAG
- a CDS encoding anthranilate synthase component 1 (product_source=KO:K01657; cath_funfam=3.60.120.10; cog=COG0147; ko=KO:K01657; pfam=PF00425,PF04715; superfamily=56322): protein MYKINTTYKKMLADTTTPVSIYLRLRDVYPNSILLESSDYHSRENSMSFVCADPVAGIILKGSRLETYFPDGAVEITESKNLIEEITDFKDKFRETELPEIKFISSGLFGYFTWNAVQHFEDIKFSSETPEGEEIPEMQYHLYRYIIAIDHFKNEITLFKNTFEGEEEGGLEKMEYLIQNKNYPEYKFQLRGEESSNLTDQGFMDLVEKLQKHIYRGDVFQIVPSRAFKQAFSGDEFNVYRCLRSINPSPYLFYFDYGNFKLFGSSPEAQITIKNNSANIFPIAGTFKRSGNDIEDAEQARKLEQDPKESAEHVMLVDLARNDLSRHCNRVEVKSFKEVQYYSHLIHLVSKVSGHLQENVSAFKVVADTYPAGTLSGAPKYKAMQLIDENEKLGRNFYAGAIGFMGFNEDFNHAIMIRTFMSKNNELHYRAGAGIVADSVPETEMQEVNNKIAALRKAVQMAEGI from the coding sequence ATGTATAAAATTAATACCACTTACAAAAAAATGCTTGCAGATACCACAACACCAGTGAGCATTTATTTACGCTTACGTGATGTGTATCCTAACAGTATCTTGTTAGAAAGTTCTGATTACCACAGCAGAGAAAACTCGATGAGTTTTGTTTGTGCCGATCCGGTAGCGGGAATTATTTTAAAAGGATCGCGATTGGAGACTTATTTCCCTGATGGCGCTGTAGAGATTACCGAAAGTAAAAATCTGATTGAAGAAATTACCGATTTCAAAGATAAATTCAGAGAAACGGAATTACCCGAAATTAAATTTATCTCGAGCGGTCTGTTTGGCTATTTTACCTGGAATGCAGTACAACATTTTGAAGATATAAAGTTTAGCTCCGAAACGCCAGAGGGTGAAGAAATTCCGGAAATGCAGTATCACCTGTACCGTTATATCATCGCCATCGATCACTTTAAAAATGAAATTACCCTTTTCAAAAATACTTTCGAAGGAGAAGAAGAGGGTGGCCTCGAAAAAATGGAGTACCTGATCCAGAATAAAAATTACCCTGAATATAAGTTTCAACTTCGTGGTGAGGAAAGTTCGAACCTAACCGATCAGGGATTTATGGATCTGGTAGAGAAACTACAAAAGCATATTTACCGCGGTGATGTTTTCCAGATTGTGCCTTCAAGAGCATTTAAGCAAGCATTTTCTGGTGATGAATTTAATGTGTACCGTTGCCTGCGTTCGATAAACCCATCTCCTTACCTGTTTTATTTTGATTATGGAAATTTTAAGTTGTTCGGTTCTTCACCAGAGGCACAGATTACCATCAAAAACAATTCGGCAAATATTTTCCCAATCGCAGGAACTTTTAAACGCAGCGGAAACGACATCGAAGATGCCGAACAGGCCCGTAAATTAGAACAAGACCCGAAAGAAAGTGCAGAACATGTAATGCTGGTTGATTTGGCCAGAAACGATTTAAGCAGACACTGTAACCGAGTGGAGGTAAAATCTTTTAAAGAAGTACAATACTATTCGCACCTGATCCACCTGGTAAGTAAAGTGAGCGGTCATTTGCAGGAAAACGTAAGCGCTTTTAAAGTGGTTGCCGATACCTATCCGGCAGGTACCTTAAGTGGTGCGCCAAAATATAAAGCCATGCAGTTGATTGACGAAAACGAAAAGCTGGGCAGGAATTTTTATGCCGGTGCAATTGGTTTTATGGGCTTTAATGAAGATTTTAACCATGCCATCATGATCAGGACGTTTATGAGCAAGAATAACGAACTGCATTACCGTGCAGGTGCAGGTATTGTGGCCGATTCTGTTCCCGAAACTGAAATGCAGGAGGTGAACAATAAAATTGCAGCTTTGCGTAAAGCGGTGCAAATGGCAGAGGGAATATAG
- a CDS encoding imidazolonepropionase-like amidohydrolase (product_source=COG1228; cath_funfam=2.30.40.10; cleavage_site_network=SignalP-noTM; cog=COG1228; pfam=PF01979; superfamily=46689,51338), translating to MKKILLAIGLVFSTTFLFAQQTSFPVNGSFDTRPGMFAFTNATIVVNANQTLTNATLLIKGQTIQGVGAGLAVPKGYVIIDLKGKFVYPSLIDAFTSYGLSEAPAQQRGFGGQRQSIFVSTKKGAYGWNESIRPETYVKSIFSTDSKKADELRKVGFGSVNVINRDGIARGVSAAVTLNEGADNGVFLKDQTAANYSFNKGTSSNDYPTSLMGSIALLRQTHYDAQWYGKQKDEYNISLDEFGKQQTMPQIFEVDGWQNILRADKIGKEFGKKYIIKSTGDEYQRINEVKATGASLIIPVTFPKAYDVEDPAEARNVTLSQMKGWELAPTNPASLEKAGIKFALTAFGLENSRDFWANIRIAIENGLTEKQALQSVTEIPASLLGISDKVGTLEKGKVANFLISSDNLFKNGNIIFENWVQGKRFIVNKMDVSDVRGTYNLNVDGIGALTLKITGTGGGSTAAIERTGVDSVKTTATFARNGDWISINFNLKKNPKGDVRLSGYITSANPVTIKGESALADGTTGKFTATYKEAAKETPKKEEPKSTLAMGPVIYPFSAFGNTELPKQETVLIKNGTVWTNEKDGILQNADVLLENGKIKAVGKNLSASGAKVIDATGKHVTAGIIDEHSHIAGAGGINEGAQSVSAEVRVADILNSEDVNIYRQLAGGVTTSQILHGSANPIGGQSQLIKLRWGKSPEELKFAGADGFIKFALGENVKQSNFGTGARFPVTRMGVEQTFVDEFTRAKEYEKALSAKGNSVRKDLELDAIVEILNNKRFITCHSYVQSEINMLIHVADSLGFKINTFTHILEGYKVADKMKAHGIAGSTFSDWWAYKNEVAEAIPYNGKIMHNVGVTTAFNSDDAEMARHLNQEAGKSVLYGNVPEEDAFKFVTLNPAKMLHIDDKVGSLKAGKDADVVIWTANPLSIYARAEKTFVDGIAYWDIEKDAQIIKSQQTEKARLIQKMLESKNKGGRTQRPLGDAPRLYNCETLENYSAELTEKEHAH from the coding sequence ATGAAGAAAATTTTACTCGCCATTGGGCTGGTATTTTCTACTACATTTCTGTTTGCACAGCAAACCTCCTTTCCTGTTAACGGTTCTTTCGACACCAGACCTGGAATGTTTGCCTTTACCAATGCAACAATAGTAGTTAATGCCAACCAAACCCTAACAAATGCCACACTTTTAATTAAAGGACAAACCATACAGGGTGTTGGTGCTGGTTTAGCCGTACCTAAAGGCTATGTGATAATCGACCTTAAAGGAAAATTTGTTTACCCTTCCCTAATTGATGCCTTTACCAGTTATGGCCTTAGCGAAGCACCTGCACAACAGCGTGGTTTCGGCGGTCAGCGCCAGTCTATTTTCGTATCTACCAAAAAAGGTGCTTATGGCTGGAACGAATCAATCAGACCAGAAACTTATGTAAAAAGCATTTTTTCTACCGACAGCAAAAAAGCAGATGAATTACGTAAGGTGGGCTTTGGTAGTGTAAATGTAATTAACCGCGATGGTATTGCCCGTGGCGTTTCTGCTGCTGTAACTTTAAACGAGGGCGCCGATAACGGCGTATTTTTAAAAGATCAAACCGCAGCAAACTATTCGTTTAACAAGGGAACATCATCAAACGATTACCCGACTTCGTTAATGGGTTCGATTGCTTTATTGCGTCAAACCCATTATGACGCACAATGGTATGGCAAACAAAAAGATGAGTACAACATTTCTTTGGATGAATTTGGCAAGCAGCAAACCATGCCGCAAATTTTTGAAGTTGATGGATGGCAGAACATCCTGCGTGCTGATAAAATCGGAAAAGAATTTGGCAAGAAATACATCATTAAATCTACAGGTGATGAATACCAACGCATAAACGAGGTTAAAGCTACGGGAGCCAGTTTAATTATTCCAGTAACTTTCCCTAAAGCTTATGATGTTGAGGATCCGGCTGAGGCCAGAAATGTAACCTTATCACAGATGAAAGGCTGGGAACTGGCACCAACCAATCCGGCCAGCCTTGAAAAAGCAGGGATTAAATTTGCACTTACCGCTTTCGGATTAGAAAATAGTCGTGATTTTTGGGCAAACATCCGCATTGCGATAGAAAATGGCTTAACTGAAAAACAGGCTTTACAATCGGTTACCGAAATCCCTGCTTCACTTTTGGGCATCAGTGATAAAGTGGGTACCCTGGAAAAAGGAAAAGTAGCCAACTTTTTAATCTCATCCGATAACCTGTTCAAAAACGGAAATATCATCTTCGAAAACTGGGTACAAGGTAAACGTTTCATCGTAAATAAAATGGATGTGAGCGATGTACGCGGCACTTATAATTTAAACGTTGATGGTATTGGCGCTTTAACCCTAAAAATTACGGGTACAGGTGGCGGATCGACTGCTGCTATTGAAAGAACCGGTGTAGATAGTGTTAAAACCACAGCAACCTTTGCCAGAAATGGCGATTGGATAAGCATCAACTTCAACTTAAAGAAGAACCCCAAGGGCGATGTGCGTTTAAGCGGTTACATTACTTCGGCAAATCCGGTTACCATCAAAGGCGAATCTGCTCTGGCTGATGGTACTACAGGAAAGTTTACAGCAACTTATAAAGAAGCCGCAAAAGAAACACCTAAAAAAGAAGAGCCAAAAAGCACTTTGGCCATGGGGCCTGTAATTTATCCCTTCTCTGCCTTCGGAAACACTGAACTGCCCAAACAAGAAACAGTTTTAATTAAAAACGGTACCGTTTGGACAAATGAAAAAGACGGAATCCTCCAAAATGCAGATGTACTTTTAGAAAACGGAAAAATTAAAGCGGTTGGCAAAAACCTTTCAGCAAGCGGCGCAAAAGTAATCGATGCTACAGGTAAACACGTAACCGCTGGCATTATTGATGAGCACTCGCACATTGCAGGTGCAGGCGGCATTAACGAAGGTGCTCAATCAGTTTCTGCCGAAGTACGTGTTGCTGACATCCTAAACTCCGAAGACGTAAACATTTACCGCCAGCTGGCCGGTGGTGTAACCACTTCGCAAATCCTGCACGGGTCGGCCAACCCGATCGGTGGTCAGTCGCAACTGATCAAACTGCGCTGGGGCAAATCGCCAGAGGAACTGAAATTTGCAGGTGCTGATGGCTTCATTAAATTTGCTTTGGGCGAAAACGTGAAACAAAGTAATTTCGGTACCGGTGCCCGTTTCCCGGTTACACGTATGGGTGTTGAGCAAACTTTTGTTGATGAATTTACCCGTGCAAAAGAATATGAAAAAGCTTTATCAGCGAAAGGTAACAGCGTACGTAAAGATCTAGAATTAGATGCTATTGTTGAGATTTTGAACAACAAACGTTTCATTACCTGCCACTCTTATGTGCAGAGCGAGATCAATATGTTAATTCATGTGGCTGATAGCTTAGGATTTAAGATCAATACCTTTACGCACATTTTAGAAGGTTACAAAGTGGCTGATAAAATGAAAGCGCACGGCATTGCAGGCTCTACCTTCTCTGATTGGTGGGCTTATAAAAACGAAGTGGCCGAAGCCATCCCTTACAACGGAAAAATTATGCATAACGTTGGTGTAACTACGGCTTTCAACTCTGATGATGCCGAAATGGCCCGTCACTTAAACCAGGAAGCAGGAAAATCAGTTTTATACGGTAACGTTCCAGAAGAAGATGCTTTTAAATTTGTAACCTTAAACCCGGCAAAAATGCTGCACATTGATGATAAAGTGGGCAGTTTAAAAGCGGGTAAAGATGCCGATGTGGTGATCTGGACCGCCAATCCGCTTTCTATCTATGCCAGGGCAGAGAAAACTTTTGTAGATGGTATTGCTTATTGGGATATCGAGAAAGATGCACAGATAATCAAAAGCCAGCAGACAGAGAAAGCACGTTTGATCCAAAAGATGTTAGAGAGTAAAAACAAAGGTGGCCGTACACAACGCCCATTGGGCGATGCACCACGCCTGTACAATTGCGAAACTTTAGAAAATTATTCAGCAGAATTAACCGAGAAAGAACATGCACACTAA